From the genome of Pseudoliparis swirei isolate HS2019 ecotype Mariana Trench chromosome 14, NWPU_hadal_v1, whole genome shotgun sequence:
gattttattcatgttttataaCAAAAACAGAATCCTCCTTCACCTTTTAGGAAGCTTGATATTTGCAATCAAAAGGATTTAGAGATGTAGGACAAAAGAagagattcccccccccccccccccgtgggtaAACCGGGTCAGATCACGGCGACTTGCTCGAGGGCGCTGCGGCAGCACGCCGAAGAACTCGTGGCGTTGCCTCAGGTGACTCCGTTTCTCAAGTTCAGAGGTCTGAACGCTTTGAACGGGAACCACAAGAAAGAGCCAGAGCGGGGGGAGgagaagatacacacacacccataataACCAACAGTAGCCAACAGCAACATGTTACAACACATTGGTGGCCGCGTGAGGCGTTCACTGCTCACCTATCCGGCGctgtaaagtctaatagtttTCAGGATATTTTTTCAACCTGATCCCCCCCCTCGGTTCTTTCCCGCCCCTTAGGCTCCGGAGCTGGCGGACGACCAGCCCAGTTTGGAGTCGGTGACCTCGGTGGatcagctgctgcagctcctctaCCCCGAATACAGTTTGCTTCAGCATTGCCTGAGGAAGAAGTCCTGGCACGCCTCCTCCGCCCCGTCGTTTTCCTCGGCGAGCCCCTCGGTCCACGAGGACCTGTGGGGTCAGCCGAGGGAGGAGGCTCTTTTCAAAGTGGACGGGCCCCTGGGAGGTAAACGCTCACATTATTCCCCGTGCAATATGGTGAATTGAGTCACTCCGATAGAATGCAAATGAGTAGTTTCTGAGCCTGTATATTACCAGATAACTTCCAAAAACTCCAAACAGGGCCGTCTGGGGGATTCCAGATAGATTTTGTTTTTGCACTGGAGACGGACGATGTGCAATAAATTGAAAGCCGAGCGAATTGATGCCCCCAATAACCTCAAAGCTCTCGTGCGTCCGTTACCTAATCCCATATGTTTCCAGTCATCCTGGAGGAGATCCAGCGGACCTCGTGCCAGCCCAGAGAGGTGTGCCTGGAGGCGGCCAAAGAATACCCAGAATCCACCAGTCAGTTCTTCCTCCCTCGCTGCGTGGCGCTGCATCGGTGCGGCGGCTGCTGCAACAACGAGGCTTTCTACTGCACCAACACGAGCCACGCGCTGGTCAACAAGACGGTGAGCGCCGGCCTCGCTCTCGCCTCGGACTCGCGGTCCGGCCAGTCGTGCGACGAGCTCGTCCGTATCGCAACCCGCCCGTCTGCAGCGGGACGCCTTTTAGCTGCAAATGGACATCGAGCGAAGAGTCACGCACAGTTGCGCAACCTTGCAAATAATGACATCAACCTCCTCCGCACGTCAGCCGGAACACTTCAAAACACtccagtgttgttgttgctctctcactctcacacacacacacacacacacacacactcgctcactcaTCTTTCTGTCCTCCTGCCAGCTGATGGAACTTTCCCCGCCCAGGATGGATCGCGTCATCGTCATGGTAACCTTCGTCAACCACACCTCGTGCCAATGCCTCTCCAAGCGGCCGCTGCACTCCATCATACGACGAGCCGCGACAGATCACCTgtgagcgaggggggggggggggggggtttacacACATTTCTGAGTCATTCGTCACGcttccattgttttttttttatatgcttgtgtgtgtgtgtgtgtgcaggtgttcgCCGCCCGACCTTCCCTGTGCTTCTGGGTCATTATGGGATCCGGTGAACTGCGTGTGCGTCTCCACAGACGACATAAACTACtccgagagagagacgggtgagtCGCGCGGGTCGCGTGGGTCAGGATTCTAGGTTAGGATGAACTCTGCGGGGATTTAAGATCAATTACACTTTTTTCTGAGAAACCCTTCATACAGTTTCAGCTCAAGTCCATCACATGAATCACGAGGGCTCGCCGCGTCCTTTTAAGATCAAGCTAAAAACATCTGGGCCGATGGACGTGGAAATCAATGCACCTGCTGCAGAGTTTCCCTAGGAGAGCAACTTCTGCCCCCAACATGTTGTCTTATTCAAGAAatgtgcttatatatatatatattttttttcttcttctaaagtgtgttttttaaaactagTGAAGAGAACTCAAGAAGCATGGGACAGGCTTCGGTTTGTGGGCCAGATGTttgtgaaaaatgtaaatattccaCCACCACGacctggtgatgatgatgatggtgatgatggtgatgttgATAGGCGGCAAATGTAATGATCTGAAATGCCCccccttttatttttcttataatAAACCGGCGGAGCTTATTGATTGAACACAGCTTCCGATGGGAAAGAGTGTGAGCGATGAGAATCCGTGGATTGCCATCTGGAGAATGAAAACCGAgcaacctttgacctttgaccttctttTCCTCCGCGTGGCTTCCAGATGCGCTGGACTCGGGTCTGCTGGCTCTCTGCGGGCCCAACAGGGTTCTGCACGAGTCCACCTGCGAGTGCGTTTGCCGGAATGGACTCACCGAGGACAGC
Proteins encoded in this window:
- the LOC130204681 gene encoding vascular endothelial growth factor C-like, yielding MWIPALLLWMLNTSHLCSGQDYSDYYQPGDMGTEAPELADDQPSLESVTSVDQLLQLLYPEYSLLQHCLRKKSWHASSAPSFSSASPSVHEDLWGQPREEALFKVDGPLGVILEEIQRTSCQPREVCLEAAKEYPESTSQFFLPRCVALHRCGGCCNNEAFYCTNTSHALVNKTLMELSPPRMDRVIVMVTFVNHTSCQCLSKRPLHSIIRRAATDHLCSPPDLPCASGSLWDPVNCVCVSTDDINYSERETDALDSGLLALCGPNRVLHESTCECVCRNGLTEDSCDPGWKLDHTTCECQCEGQGEGKWCPTGQRWDDELCGCVCAAECPGNQPLNPDTCLCQCRESQQSCLRQGKRFNPKSCSCYRLPCRKPRRVCQTGFYYSHQVCQCIPNYMRPEWN